A genome region from Ottowia testudinis includes the following:
- the earP gene encoding elongation factor P maturation arginine rhamnosyltransferase EarP, whose product MPDSEPLLWDIFCRVIDNHGDIGVCWRLSCDLAARGQQVRLWVDDASALRWMAPGALHGETSGVRVLPWTQPIAPALLAALPASDVWVEAFGCEIAPEFIASRACSSSARGSFDLKIPPAWINLEYLSAEPWVERMHALPSPVLHGPAAGRTKWFFYPGFAPRTGGLLREQDLCARQQAFDGAAWLQAQGIDADGERLASLFCYEPPALGALLRQLGARETPTRLLVTAGRAAHAVTRCIEDEKFLPRLPDKREKLSISYLPPLTQRGYDELLWTCELNFVRGEDSLVRALWAGAPLVWHIYPQPEDDAHHAKLEAFLQWLDAPASLRRFHRVWNGIELGPLPPLELTEWGAAVQAARQRLLSQPELSTQLLSFVAQKR is encoded by the coding sequence GTGCCCGATTCTGAGCCGCTTCTGTGGGACATCTTCTGCCGCGTGATCGACAACCACGGCGACATCGGCGTGTGCTGGCGCCTGTCGTGCGACCTGGCGGCGCGCGGGCAGCAGGTGCGCCTGTGGGTGGACGACGCCAGCGCCCTGCGCTGGATGGCGCCCGGCGCGTTGCACGGCGAAACTTCGGGCGTGCGCGTGCTGCCGTGGACGCAGCCGATCGCGCCCGCGCTGCTCGCCGCCCTGCCCGCGTCCGACGTCTGGGTCGAAGCCTTCGGCTGCGAGATTGCTCCTGAATTCATAGCTTCTCGCGCTTGTTCATCAAGCGCTAGGGGCAGTTTTGATCTAAAAATCCCGCCAGCGTGGATCAACCTAGAGTACCTCAGCGCCGAGCCCTGGGTCGAACGCATGCATGCCCTGCCCTCGCCCGTGCTGCACGGGCCGGCGGCGGGGCGCACCAAGTGGTTCTTCTACCCCGGCTTCGCGCCGCGCACCGGCGGGTTACTGCGCGAGCAGGATTTGTGCGCGCGCCAGCAGGCGTTCGATGGCGCCGCATGGCTGCAGGCGCAGGGCATCGATGCGGACGGCGAACGGCTGGCCTCGCTGTTTTGCTACGAGCCCCCCGCGCTCGGCGCACTGCTGCGGCAGCTGGGCGCGCGCGAGACGCCCACCCGCCTGCTCGTCACCGCCGGCCGCGCAGCGCATGCCGTGACGCGCTGTATCGAGGATGAAAAGTTCCTCCCGCGCTTGCCTGACAAGCGCGAGAAGCTATCAATTTCATATCTCCCGCCTCTCACGCAACGCGGCTACGACGAGCTGCTGTGGACCTGCGAGCTGAACTTCGTACGCGGCGAGGATTCGCTCGTGCGCGCGCTGTGGGCCGGCGCGCCGCTGGTGTGGCACATCTATCCGCAGCCCGAGGACGACGCACACCACGCCAAGCTCGAGGCGTTTCTCCAATGGCTGGATGCCCCCGCGTCGCTGCGCCGCTTTCACCGCGTATGGAACGGCATTGAACTCGGCCCTCTGCCCCCGCTCGAGCTGACCGAGTGGGGCGCTGCCGTGCAGGCGGCGCGACAGCGCCTGCTGTCGCAGCCCGAGCTGAGCACCCAGCTGCTCAGCTTCGTGGCCCAAAAGCGTTAG
- the efp gene encoding elongation factor P translates to MKIAQEIRAGNVIMHGKDPMIVLRTEYARGGRGAATVRMKLKALLNNMGTEVVFKADDKMDQVILDHKECTYSYFADPMYVFMDGEYNQYEVEAENMGDALNYLEDGMAVEVVFYDGKAISVELPTSVEREITWTEPAVKGDTSGKVLKPAKIATGFEVAVPLFVSQGDKIEIDTRTGEYRKRV, encoded by the coding sequence ATGAAAATCGCCCAGGAAATCCGCGCCGGCAACGTCATCATGCACGGCAAGGACCCGATGATCGTCCTTCGCACCGAATACGCCCGCGGCGGCCGTGGCGCCGCCACCGTGCGCATGAAGCTCAAGGCCCTGCTCAACAACATGGGTACCGAAGTCGTCTTCAAGGCCGACGACAAGATGGACCAGGTCATCCTGGACCACAAGGAATGCACCTACTCCTACTTCGCCGACCCGATGTACGTGTTCATGGACGGCGAGTACAACCAGTACGAAGTCGAGGCCGAGAACATGGGCGACGCGCTGAACTACCTGGAAGACGGCATGGCCGTCGAAGTGGTGTTCTACGACGGCAAGGCCATCTCGGTCGAGCTGCCCACCAGCGTCGAGCGCGAAATCACCTGGACTGAGCCGGCTGTCAAGGGCGACACCTCGGGCAAGGTGCTCAAGCCGGCCAAGATCGCCACTGGCTTTGAAGTGGCCGTGCCGCTGTTTGTCAGCCAAGGCGACAAGATCGAGATCGACACCCGCACCGGCGAATACCGAAAGCGCGTGTAA
- a CDS encoding TIGR00730 family Rossman fold protein, translating into MDTTEDIKQSTQSPLANAWAELQAHADRGEPLEPDAYRLAFADPEFLLRREVRGIRFQLELLKPELGLQEAGIHNTIVVYGGARFVAPDVAEQLLASARAGGDAQAIDLAERAMRTSHYYAQAREFGRIVATYSLRQPQEEKMFICTGGGPGVMEAANRGAHDVGVPSAGLNIALPHEQETNPYVTPQLAFKFHYFALRKMHFLMRARALVAFPGGFGTLDELFEVLTLVQTRKAQAVPIVLYGSDYWRRLLNLQMLVDEGAIAQEDLDLYQTADSPDQAWDIIRRFYGL; encoded by the coding sequence ATGGATACCACGGAAGACATCAAGCAGTCCACCCAATCTCCCCTGGCCAACGCCTGGGCCGAGCTGCAGGCGCACGCCGACCGCGGCGAGCCGCTGGAACCCGATGCCTACCGGCTCGCCTTTGCCGATCCCGAGTTTTTGCTGCGCCGCGAAGTGCGCGGCATCCGCTTTCAGCTCGAACTGCTCAAGCCCGAGCTGGGGTTGCAAGAAGCTGGCATCCACAACACCATCGTGGTATACGGTGGCGCCCGCTTCGTCGCGCCCGACGTGGCCGAGCAACTGCTGGCCAGTGCCCGCGCCGGCGGCGATGCCCAGGCCATCGACCTGGCCGAGCGCGCCATGCGCACCTCGCATTACTACGCGCAGGCGCGTGAGTTCGGCCGCATCGTGGCCACCTACAGCCTGCGCCAGCCGCAAGAAGAAAAGATGTTCATCTGCACCGGCGGCGGTCCCGGCGTGATGGAAGCGGCCAACCGCGGCGCGCACGACGTCGGCGTGCCCTCGGCCGGCCTGAACATCGCGTTGCCGCACGAGCAGGAAACCAACCCCTACGTCACGCCGCAGCTGGCCTTCAAGTTTCATTACTTCGCGCTGCGCAAGATGCACTTCCTGATGCGCGCGCGGGCGCTGGTGGCGTTTCCGGGCGGCTTTGGCACGCTCGACGAGTTGTTCGAGGTGCTCACCCTGGTGCAGACCCGCAAGGCGCAGGCCGTGCCCATCGTGCTGTACGGCAGCGACTACTGGCGCCGCCTGCTGAACCTGCAGATGCTGGTCGACGAAGGCGCGATCGCACAGGAAGATCTGGATTTGTACCAAACTGCCGACTCGCCCGATCAGGCCTGGGACATCATTCGCCGCTTTTACGGTTTGTGA
- a CDS encoding (2Fe-2S)-binding protein yields MIVCICKRVTEQAIAHHAHMGKSFDDIQFDLQVAMQCGRCEDCARELVARCHGCARGGVCGATGAMLTEVTLDS; encoded by the coding sequence ATGATTGTTTGCATCTGCAAAAGAGTTACAGAGCAGGCGATCGCTCACCACGCCCATATGGGCAAGAGTTTTGACGACATCCAGTTCGACCTCCAAGTGGCCATGCAATGCGGGCGCTGCGAGGACTGCGCCCGCGAACTGGTGGCGCGCTGTCATGGCTGTGCGCGTGGCGGGGTATGCGGAGCCACAGGAGCAATGCTGACCGAAGTGACTTTGGACTCCTGA
- the bfr gene encoding bacterioferritin, which produces MQVSPTVLVALNNVLRESLTAINQYFLHGRMLKNQGFKELNERIVHQSIDEMKISDKLVQRIFLLEGLPNLQDLGKLLIGENVPEILASDLKLEQRKHDVLIDAIALCERERDYVSRDLLEYIKHESEEYTDWLECQHGLLKDMGLANYLQSQT; this is translated from the coding sequence ATGCAAGTTTCACCCACCGTGTTGGTTGCACTTAACAACGTGCTGCGTGAGTCGCTCACGGCCATCAACCAGTATTTCCTGCATGGGCGCATGCTTAAGAACCAAGGCTTTAAGGAACTCAACGAGCGCATCGTGCACCAATCCATCGACGAGATGAAAATCTCAGACAAGCTGGTACAGCGCATCTTCCTTCTGGAAGGTCTGCCCAACCTGCAAGACCTCGGCAAGTTGTTGATCGGCGAAAACGTGCCAGAGATCCTGGCCTCAGACCTGAAGTTGGAGCAGCGCAAACACGATGTGCTGATAGACGCTATCGCCTTGTGCGAACGGGAGCGCGACTATGTGTCACGTGATCTTCTTGAATACATCAAGCACGAGAGCGAGGAATACACCGACTGGCTGGAATGCCAACATGGGTTGTTGAAAGACATGGGTCTTGCCAACTACCTGCAGTCGCAGACCTGA
- the bfr gene encoding bacterioferritin yields MQGNPDVIAYLNTLLAGELAARDQYFIHSRMYDDWGYKRLHERSHHEMEEETGHASVLIARILLLGGTPAMKAEPVNVGEDVPSMFKSDLAVELKVRDGLKQGIALCEQKQDYVSRNLLLDQLKDTEEDHAHWLEQQLSLIEQMGIQNYLQSQTS; encoded by the coding sequence ATGCAAGGCAACCCCGACGTCATCGCTTATCTGAACACGCTATTGGCGGGCGAACTGGCCGCGCGCGACCAGTATTTCATCCACTCGCGCATGTACGACGACTGGGGCTACAAGCGCCTGCACGAGCGTAGCCACCACGAGATGGAAGAAGAAACCGGCCATGCCTCGGTGCTGATTGCCCGTATTCTGCTGCTGGGCGGCACGCCAGCCATGAAAGCCGAGCCGGTGAATGTGGGCGAAGATGTGCCCTCCATGTTCAAGAGCGACTTGGCCGTGGAGCTGAAAGTCCGCGACGGCCTCAAGCAAGGCATCGCCTTGTGCGAACAAAAGCAGGACTACGTTTCGCGCAACCTGTTGCTGGACCAACTCAAGGACACCGAAGAAGACCACGCCCACTGGCTAGAGCAGCAGTTGTCCCTGATTGAGCAAATGGGCATCCAGAACTACCTGCAAAGCCAGACGAGTTGA
- a CDS encoding Fur family transcriptional regulator, whose protein sequence is MTVPLRRPSELSPETALRRVGLKATAPRLRVLELIQSSAHRHLSAEEVYRLLLEKTPTTASLATVYRVLTQLEASGLLRRQVFDDTRAVYECNDCEHHDHLVCVQCGKVEEFTEPKLESMQEAIADEYGFALRTHRLTLYGVCAACRKKNSG, encoded by the coding sequence ATGACCGTCCCACTTCGACGGCCGTCTGAGCTATCTCCCGAAACGGCACTCAGAAGGGTCGGGCTCAAAGCCACCGCTCCCCGCTTGCGTGTGCTGGAACTGATTCAGTCCAGCGCGCACCGGCACCTGTCGGCCGAAGAGGTGTACCGTCTGCTGCTGGAGAAAACCCCAACGACTGCCTCACTGGCTACCGTTTATCGGGTACTGACACAACTCGAAGCATCAGGCTTGCTGCGCCGACAGGTGTTTGACGATACCCGTGCAGTGTACGAATGTAATGACTGTGAGCATCATGATCACTTGGTGTGCGTCCAATGTGGCAAAGTCGAAGAGTTCACCGAACCCAAATTGGAATCCATGCAAGAAGCCATTGCCGATGAGTATGGCTTTGCATTGCGCACGCATCGACTCACGCTGTATGGCGTTTGCGCTGCTTGCCGCAAGAAGAACTCCGGGTGA
- a CDS encoding energy transducer TonB — protein MTTVTHPKGLAATLRWRDWSGSVLLHALLLGAGMFFVMQNPIQPPTYAPLDLAMQWAPPPLPSPPPSPVEPAQPEAARPAPASPPLRKTVTAPKPAPKAQPIPKMQEQRNAHVEAAVQHAQTIVPSAAQAEPAPQAVAPAPAAPTHAETRAPVVHVPSSAAAEWRGLLGSMLQKHKRYPTMARRLQQQGTVIVQAAFSAQGELLDCQIATSSGTESLDDAALRLVRQATLDTSRQSQPGKALHMRIPIHYSLLDS, from the coding sequence ATGACCACCGTCACGCACCCGAAGGGCTTGGCCGCCACATTGCGCTGGCGCGATTGGAGCGGCTCGGTCTTGCTGCACGCTTTGCTGCTGGGTGCGGGAATGTTTTTCGTCATGCAAAACCCAATCCAACCACCAACGTATGCGCCGCTGGACTTGGCGATGCAGTGGGCGCCCCCACCTCTACCGTCACCCCCTCCATCGCCTGTCGAACCTGCACAGCCAGAAGCCGCCAGACCTGCGCCTGCGTCACCACCTCTGCGCAAGACCGTTACTGCACCAAAGCCTGCACCCAAAGCGCAACCGATTCCCAAAATGCAAGAGCAGCGCAACGCGCATGTTGAAGCAGCCGTACAACACGCGCAAACCATCGTGCCATCTGCTGCACAAGCCGAGCCTGCTCCGCAGGCGGTCGCTCCTGCACCCGCCGCACCCACACATGCTGAAACTCGCGCACCCGTAGTTCATGTCCCTTCATCGGCAGCGGCTGAGTGGCGCGGTCTGCTGGGCAGCATGCTGCAAAAACACAAACGCTATCCCACGATGGCCCGTCGTCTGCAACAACAGGGCACGGTCATCGTGCAGGCGGCGTTTTCTGCACAGGGCGAGCTGCTCGATTGCCAAATCGCCACCAGTTCCGGCACTGAAAGTCTGGACGACGCAGCATTGCGACTGGTGCGTCAAGCGACCCTCGACACCAGCCGCCAATCGCAGCCGGGCAAGGCCTTGCACATGCGCATTCCAATTCATTACAGCCTGCTTGATTCTTGA
- a CDS encoding biopolymer transporter ExbD produces the protein MSDSDEMDGINIVPLVDVMLVLLTIVLTTATFVVNGRIPVDLAKSSTATSAQPAPLVLTATAQQVLYLNDQPVTNLASALAAYPHSTPVVVRADGQMVLAAFVELVDKVKALGFAQVSLEVKRV, from the coding sequence ATGAGTGATTCGGATGAAATGGACGGCATCAACATCGTGCCGCTGGTCGACGTGATGCTGGTACTGCTGACCATCGTGCTGACCACCGCCACCTTCGTGGTCAATGGCCGCATCCCGGTTGATTTGGCTAAATCCTCCACGGCCACCAGCGCCCAGCCCGCGCCGCTGGTGCTCACGGCCACCGCGCAGCAAGTGCTGTACCTCAACGACCAGCCCGTGACCAATCTGGCCTCTGCGCTGGCCGCCTACCCTCACAGCACGCCGGTGGTGGTGCGCGCCGATGGGCAGATGGTGCTGGCGGCTTTTGTAGAACTGGTGGATAAGGTCAAGGCACTCGGCTTTGCGCAAGTGAGTCTGGAAGTCAAGCGGGTATGA
- the exbB gene encoding TonB-system energizer ExbB — protein MKEIGPIVEYAVFGLLLLLSIAALAVVLERWRFYRQVNARVYTSRARLESDLTRRLTLVGTVAANAPYIGLLGTVLGIMLTFHTLGASGQMDVKSIMTGLALALKATAAGIAVAIPCVMANNWLRRRVRERLAEFDEAHGG, from the coding sequence ATGAAAGAAATTGGCCCCATCGTCGAATACGCCGTCTTCGGCCTGTTGCTGCTTCTGAGCATTGCCGCGCTGGCCGTGGTACTGGAACGCTGGCGCTTTTACCGGCAAGTGAATGCGCGCGTCTACACCAGCCGCGCGCGGCTGGAGAGTGATCTCACGCGCCGTCTCACGCTGGTGGGAACCGTGGCAGCCAATGCACCCTACATCGGCTTGCTGGGCACGGTGCTGGGCATCATGCTGACCTTTCACACGCTGGGCGCATCGGGCCAGATGGATGTCAAGTCGATCATGACCGGCCTGGCGCTGGCGCTCAAGGCCACCGCCGCTGGCATTGCCGTGGCCATTCCCTGCGTGATGGCCAACAACTGGCTGCGCCGCCGCGTGCGCGAGCGTCTGGCTGAGTTTGACGAAGCCCACGGCGGGTAA
- a CDS encoding energy transducer TonB, with protein MYSMRDIQLSFFAANLRRASVASVALHATMLLGAWQFLALYQAFAVSRSMDAVAAAPLELAQISWVPTLETLPAETAPPPEKALAAPLRSQADVRPLRPQVPAPVQSKRAPAAHSEPLPAPRAVPMLSQSEKAPDANHENAVQGEAISEPAPIQASVPTTVDPDPQSVATNALPHPPLRKAQPDYAYNPAPDYPRLLRDQGVGGVVWLRVWVQTDGQPGDITLVKGSGYRLLDESALRAVRHWRFLPARQGEQSLASWVEFPIRFAISG; from the coding sequence ATGTATTCAATGCGGGATATACAACTCTCCTTTTTTGCTGCGAACCTGCGCCGCGCCTCCGTCGCGAGTGTGGCGTTGCATGCCACCATGTTGCTGGGTGCATGGCAGTTCTTGGCGCTTTATCAGGCATTCGCCGTCAGCCGGTCAATGGACGCGGTAGCCGCAGCGCCGCTGGAACTCGCGCAGATCAGTTGGGTGCCGACGTTAGAAACCCTGCCCGCAGAGACTGCACCTCCCCCTGAAAAAGCGCTGGCAGCGCCGCTGCGCAGCCAGGCAGATGTGCGGCCACTGCGTCCGCAAGTACCTGCGCCAGTCCAAAGCAAGCGTGCGCCTGCTGCGCACTCTGAACCGTTGCCTGCACCGCGTGCTGTGCCAATGCTGTCCCAATCAGAAAAAGCACCGGATGCGAACCATGAGAACGCAGTGCAAGGCGAAGCCATATCCGAACCAGCCCCAATCCAAGCCTCAGTTCCAACTACCGTCGATCCTGATCCGCAATCTGTCGCCACGAATGCCTTGCCGCACCCGCCACTGCGCAAGGCACAGCCCGACTATGCCTACAACCCGGCGCCGGATTACCCGCGACTACTGCGTGATCAAGGTGTGGGTGGTGTGGTCTGGCTACGTGTATGGGTGCAAACGGACGGACAGCCTGGGGACATCACTCTGGTCAAGGGGAGTGGCTATCGACTGCTCGACGAATCGGCCCTGCGCGCCGTGCGCCATTGGCGCTTTCTGCCGGCCCGCCAGGGCGAACAGTCGCTGGCCAGTTGGGTGGAGTTCCCGATTCGCTTTGCCATCAGCGGATGA
- a CDS encoding PepSY-associated TM helix domain-containing protein, whose product MRAETIRIYKSVHTWTGILTGLALFIAFYAGALTVFKDALSQWSSPPSAEEAVPLDRWQPLVVRALQTQPEAAKELRLHLSAAAHLPAGPTWSVREAGADDHDTLSQRHYVARQDDAGGLRADVAAHSSLGEFIDTLHRVVGLPGDTDPNRWFMGMVAALYTLALVSGLIVLLPSLVKDLFALRVGKNLKRMWLDAHNVVGLFSLPFHLVMALTATVFAFHDGIYYVQDRLLHEGRLNRAFAAGQPPATGARDPSTLLPPTELVARVRVLSQGFEPTMLQYLRITGPRPLVRIWGNDAAHLSPRFMGGFAALDPYTGKVLSTDFMPGRQDGPNTVVASFFALHFGTYGGTPVRWMYFFLGLAGAWLFYSGNLLWMETRRRKAQRDSAESPPQRSDVRVMAALTVGVALGCMAGISLTIAASKWLHAAVERPLDWYFGVYYSVFLGSIAWALWRGAARAAPQLLWLTTACTLAIPATSLAACVLPALGLWAHLDLASLGVDATALVGGLGVAWMARASAQRARSTPSDSVWHQKQKISFQGNSG is encoded by the coding sequence ATGCGCGCCGAAACCATTCGCATCTATAAAAGTGTTCACACCTGGACAGGTATCCTGACGGGCCTTGCGCTGTTCATCGCGTTTTATGCCGGAGCCTTGACGGTGTTCAAGGATGCCTTGTCGCAGTGGTCTTCGCCCCCTTCCGCAGAAGAGGCAGTACCTCTGGATCGGTGGCAGCCTTTGGTTGTGCGCGCTCTGCAAACCCAGCCCGAGGCTGCCAAAGAGCTGCGTCTGCACCTGAGCGCGGCAGCGCATCTGCCTGCCGGGCCGACCTGGTCGGTGCGCGAAGCGGGCGCGGACGATCACGACACGCTGTCGCAGCGGCACTACGTTGCGCGTCAAGACGATGCGGGAGGTTTGCGTGCCGATGTTGCCGCGCACAGTTCCCTGGGTGAATTCATCGACACGTTACACCGCGTCGTCGGCTTGCCGGGTGACACCGATCCCAACCGCTGGTTCATGGGCATGGTGGCTGCGCTGTACACACTGGCGCTGGTATCCGGACTCATTGTGCTGTTGCCATCACTGGTCAAGGATTTGTTCGCATTGCGTGTGGGTAAAAACCTCAAACGAATGTGGCTGGATGCGCACAACGTCGTGGGGTTGTTCAGCCTGCCCTTCCACTTGGTAATGGCACTCACGGCGACCGTCTTCGCCTTCCACGATGGCATTTACTATGTTCAAGACAGGCTGCTGCACGAAGGCCGACTTAATCGGGCTTTTGCCGCAGGGCAGCCGCCGGCGACCGGAGCGCGCGACCCCTCAACCCTGCTGCCGCCCACTGAGTTGGTCGCGCGCGTGCGGGTTCTTTCGCAGGGTTTTGAGCCGACGATGCTGCAATACCTGCGCATTACGGGGCCGCGCCCACTCGTGCGCATATGGGGCAATGATGCCGCGCATCTCTCACCGCGCTTCATGGGCGGCTTTGCGGCGCTCGATCCGTACACCGGCAAGGTGCTCAGCACTGATTTCATGCCGGGCCGGCAAGACGGCCCCAACACGGTCGTGGCGAGTTTTTTTGCGCTGCACTTCGGCACCTACGGTGGCACACCGGTGCGCTGGATGTACTTCTTTCTGGGTCTGGCGGGTGCGTGGCTGTTCTACAGCGGCAATTTACTGTGGATGGAAACGCGCCGCCGTAAAGCGCAGCGCGACAGCGCCGAATCGCCGCCCCAGAGAAGCGATGTGCGTGTGATGGCCGCTCTCACCGTTGGCGTCGCTCTGGGGTGCATGGCAGGTATCTCGCTCACCATTGCCGCCAGCAAGTGGTTGCACGCGGCGGTCGAGCGTCCGCTGGACTGGTACTTTGGCGTTTATTACAGCGTGTTTCTGGGAAGTATCGCCTGGGCGCTGTGGCGTGGCGCAGCGCGGGCCGCACCACAACTGCTGTGGCTGACGACAGCTTGTACCTTGGCCATTCCTGCCACCAGTCTGGCGGCATGCGTGCTGCCGGCGCTGGGGTTGTGGGCGCACTTGGATCTGGCATCCCTGGGGGTGGATGCCACAGCTCTGGTCGGTGGTCTTGGTGTGGCTTGGATGGCCCGCGCTTCGGCACAGCGGGCGCGAAGTACGCCCTCCGATAGCGTATGGCACCAAAAGCAAAAAATTTCCTTCCAGGGAAATTCCGGCTGA
- a CDS encoding TonB-dependent receptor domain-containing protein, translated as MNSCPRFELKPLILAVACAWGSTSAWAQPASNEPSSTTFVQTATLAPVVVTASQREQAIREAPASISVITRQELDAKPYTSVADVVRSIEGVSVVGWSSSDQDISIRGMPGEYTLILVDGKRQNTRETMNRGTGGVQSNLLPPMSAIERIEVVRGPMSSLYGADAMGGVVNVITRKVPRQWHGALSLGTVLQQEKNQGNTQSADFWLGAPIKDDVLGLQVSGRALRRGEDNIYFPANATSGANGQRIGSLDVKLTAKPSANQDITLNVGREQLSYLLTPGQTAAPLTVATAKTQIVKNEHDRDYWGLTHEGRWGFGNTTLALYGERGTQKQWTSVSQTPVEPQISNTTLEGKAVLPWSSGRSMLTIGGQYIWSGLTGAGQQDGVPKGYATNSDDIRRNSWALFAENDYFVTDKFTLTTGARFDHDDVYGNHVSPRLYGVYQMTPQWTLRGGVSSGFKAPKLRQSTAGYCMTTGGVAGAVPGTLCGNPSLKPETSVTQELGVRWDHGGDYASATLFNNLFKNQVTSYDTGRPDSKSPGRNVYTYDNISRVKLYGLELAAGKQVTREVRLSGNYTYTQSRREGGGESAFNGSSLDGYPLDKTPKHKLTAQVDWTPLPQLNLYAAANYSSPQYWAAFRNGAVGVRERPSSATFDIGGKWSIHKHMDVSFAVLNVTNKMVPVDERGRFGGLSGNWLVDEGRRLSVKLSAQF; from the coding sequence ATGAACTCTTGCCCTCGTTTTGAACTTAAACCGTTGATTCTGGCGGTGGCCTGCGCCTGGGGCTCAACCTCCGCATGGGCGCAACCCGCCTCGAATGAGCCTTCTTCAACCACCTTTGTACAGACCGCCACCTTGGCCCCTGTGGTTGTTACTGCCAGCCAGCGAGAGCAGGCCATCCGCGAGGCGCCGGCCAGCATTTCGGTCATTACGCGCCAGGAACTCGATGCCAAACCCTACACATCTGTGGCAGATGTCGTGCGCTCAATAGAAGGTGTATCAGTGGTGGGGTGGTCGTCCAGTGACCAAGACATTTCCATACGGGGCATGCCTGGTGAGTACACGCTGATCCTGGTAGACGGCAAACGCCAAAATACCCGCGAGACCATGAACCGAGGTACGGGCGGCGTGCAGAGTAACCTGCTGCCGCCGATGAGCGCCATCGAACGGATCGAGGTGGTGCGCGGCCCGATGTCTTCGCTCTACGGCGCCGATGCGATGGGCGGCGTGGTCAACGTCATCACCCGAAAAGTGCCCAGGCAATGGCACGGCGCGCTGAGCTTGGGCACGGTGCTTCAGCAAGAAAAAAACCAGGGCAACACTCAGAGCGCCGACTTCTGGCTAGGTGCCCCCATCAAGGACGATGTGCTGGGCCTGCAAGTTTCTGGCCGCGCCTTACGCCGGGGCGAGGACAACATCTATTTCCCTGCTAATGCCACCAGCGGCGCCAATGGGCAGCGTATCGGCAGTCTGGATGTGAAGCTCACGGCCAAGCCATCAGCGAATCAGGACATCACACTCAATGTTGGCCGTGAACAACTCAGCTACCTGTTAACGCCAGGGCAAACGGCGGCTCCCCTGACGGTGGCCACAGCCAAAACGCAGATTGTTAAGAATGAGCACGACCGCGACTACTGGGGGCTGACCCACGAAGGGCGCTGGGGATTCGGCAACACTACGTTGGCCCTGTATGGCGAGCGCGGCACACAAAAACAATGGACATCCGTGTCGCAAACGCCTGTTGAGCCGCAGATCAGCAACACCACCCTTGAAGGCAAGGCCGTGCTGCCCTGGTCATCAGGCCGCAGCATGTTGACCATTGGCGGGCAGTACATCTGGTCCGGCCTCACCGGTGCAGGACAACAGGATGGGGTGCCCAAGGGCTATGCCACCAACTCCGACGACATCCGCCGCAACAGCTGGGCCCTGTTTGCCGAAAACGACTACTTCGTTACCGACAAATTCACCCTGACTACGGGTGCACGGTTTGATCATGACGATGTCTACGGCAACCATGTCAGCCCCCGCCTGTATGGCGTCTATCAGATGACGCCGCAGTGGACGCTGCGCGGCGGCGTTTCCAGCGGCTTTAAGGCACCCAAGCTGCGTCAAAGTACCGCCGGTTACTGCATGACCACCGGTGGGGTCGCGGGTGCAGTGCCCGGCACGCTGTGCGGCAATCCCAGCCTCAAACCCGAGACCAGCGTCACGCAGGAACTGGGCGTGCGTTGGGATCATGGAGGTGACTACGCCAGCGCCACGCTGTTCAACAATCTCTTTAAAAACCAAGTAACGAGTTACGACACCGGCCGCCCCGATTCCAAGTCGCCGGGGCGCAACGTATACACCTACGACAACATCTCGCGCGTCAAACTCTATGGACTGGAACTGGCCGCTGGCAAGCAGGTGACACGCGAAGTGCGCCTGTCGGGCAACTACACCTACACCCAATCGCGCCGTGAGGGTGGCGGTGAATCGGCCTTCAATGGGAGTTCTCTAGACGGTTACCCGCTGGACAAGACCCCTAAGCACAAACTGACCGCGCAAGTGGACTGGACGCCATTGCCGCAACTCAATCTGTACGCTGCCGCCAACTACAGCAGCCCGCAGTATTGGGCGGCATTTCGCAATGGGGCTGTAGGAGTTCGCGAGCGACCGAGCAGCGCCACTTTCGACATCGGTGGCAAGTGGAGTATCCACAAGCATATGGATGTGAGTTTTGCTGTACTCAACGTGACCAACAAGATGGTGCCGGTGGATGAGAGGGGACGTTTTGGTGGACTGAGTGGCAACTGGTTGGTGGACGAAGGTCGGCGCTTGTCGGTCAAGTTGTCGGCCCAGTTCTGA